CGGATGGGACCGCAGCACTGTCCGATATAAGCTTTGAGACAAGAAGAGGCGAATTTATTGGAATACTGGGGGCAAATGGCTCAGGAAAGACGACCCTCTTAAAGATCATGGATGGGTTGATGAAAGACTTTGAAGGCGGCGTCCACCTTGATGGTGTTAACATCAGGAAACTCTCTCCAAAGGAGATATATAAAAAGGTTGGTCTTGTCTTTCAAAACCCTGATGACCAGCTCTTTGCAACAACCCTTTTTGAGGATGCTGCCTTTGGTCCTATAAATATGGGGATCGGCACTAAAGAGGTTGAAATACGGGTCTTAACTGCCTTACAAGAGGTTGAACTTCAAGGGCTTGAAAAGAAATCCATCCATAACCTAAGCTTTGGGCAGAGGAAAAGGGCCTGCATCGCCGGGCTCCTTGCCATGGGTCATGAAATTTTATTGCTCGATGAGCCGACTGCCGGGCTTGACCCCATGGGTGAATATAAGATGATGCGTCTTCTTAGAAAGCTTAATAAGGATAATGGCGTAACGATCGTCATGGCCACCCACAGCGTTGACCTCGTCCCCTTGTTTCTTGACAGGCTGTATATTTTAAGCAAAGGTTATCTGGTAAGGGGCGGCACTCCTGAAGATGTATTCACAGCGCCTGAGGAGATGTCAAATGTCAAGCTCAGGCTTCCTCAAATCGCCGAGCTGATTTACCGTCTCAAACATGAGGACAGTTTACCGTTTGAGAAAATCCCGCTCACCATCGGCGAGGCTCGAAGGGAGATCATAAAGATCATGCAGAATTCAAGATCCATGGTTTAAATTTTGGGATCATCTCTAAAAGAGTGGGTGAAAACATCAGGGGTCAAGGGGTCCAGGATTCCAGGGGTCAAGTGAAGTGCTAAGAACATAAGGGGCCGAGGGTTATAGGGTTCCAGTGTTTTTCTCCGGAGATTTTGCTTGCGTTTCAGTATTTCACTTGAACCCTTGACCCCAAGATACGTTAGTGTAGTAGCCGTCGCAGACGGTCCCGGCCCGGCAAAAATAGATTCAAGGAGATGCCGGGATCTAACGACAAAAATAGAGAAAAGCGGGGCACGCGAAGCGTAACCCTTCTTACCCACTATGTGGGAGAAGAACCTATTTTACAAGAAAGGAGGTGAAAAGATATGACTAAAAAGACCAAAGCCGAGAATAAAAAAACCCGGAACAGCAAAAAGCCAAGCGCTGTCTCTTATCACCTGAAGTGCGCCAAGACAGCCAATGGGCTCACTCATTTTGTTATGTACGGCGATGTGCCGAAAAAGAAGATGCCTCTGTAGAAAAAGTTTAAGCGGTTCAAGCGGGTTAAACCGCTTGAACCGCCAAAGTTGATATTAAGGTTCTCGTAATAGAAACGACATCATATCGAAAATCCCTCCTGACCTCCCTTTTTCAAAGGGAGGAATTCCCCCTCTTTGGAAAAGAGGGGCAAGGGGAGATTTTATGAACCATGTTCATTCTATTTCGAGACTATTAATAAGTTGCCTGAACTATTTATTATAGGAAAGGAATTCAAACGCATGAACAACAACAACCGCGTCATCTCTTTTTCCGACATTGATGCTGACTGGAAGCTGGCCCTTGATGCCGACAATGTCTTCTGGGGGGTTATTCCGAAAAAGGTTGACGGCGCCTTTATGATGCCTGATGACCTGATAACTCTGTATCAGAAGGAGAGAGAGCATCTTGACAAGGAGCTTTATGATTT
This sequence is a window from Nitrospirae bacterium CG2_30_53_67. Protein-coding genes within it:
- a CDS encoding energy-coupling factor ABC transporter ATP-binding protein (with CbiNQ forms the ABC transporter for cobalt import), whose protein sequence is MRLSVKIDSFKYPDGTAALSDISFETRRGEFIGILGANGSGKTTLLKIMDGLMKDFEGGVHLDGVNIRKLSPKEIYKKVGLVFQNPDDQLFATTLFEDAAFGPINMGIGTKEVEIRVLTALQEVELQGLEKKSIHNLSFGQRKRACIAGLLAMGHEILLLDEPTAGLDPMGEYKMMRLLRKLNKDNGVTIVMATHSVDLVPLFLDRLYILSKGYLVRGGTPEDVFTAPEEMSNVKLRLPQIAELIYRLKHEDSLPFEKIPLTIGEARREIIKIMQNSRSMV